From one Trifolium pratense cultivar HEN17-A07 linkage group LG1, ARS_RC_1.1, whole genome shotgun sequence genomic stretch:
- the LOC123894747 gene encoding uncharacterized protein LOC123894747: MDTEDVIGNSVVGATERPFKFEELHFKRWQQKMFFFLTLKKVVYVLSDEMPLVVSAGSSSGTNQTLAINGENGKKSNAEKQKEKDSIDPTTQIKAQELQLKKEQQIWLHNDYVCKGYIINGLCDDLYDYYSTYNRAKDVWEALKKKYDTEEAGVKKYAVSRYLKYQMVDERSVEAQSHELQKIAHEIIIEGMPLDEQFQIAVMIDKLPPSWKEFKNQLRHKTKEFSIESLITRLRIEEESKRQDQKEEEKAYVVTGNKKNFGAVLKPKGKQLKN, translated from the coding sequence ATGGATACTGAAGATGTTATTGGCAATTCGGTTGTTGGTGCAACTGAAAGACCGTTTAAGTTTGAAGAACTCCACTTCAAACGTTGGCAAcagaaaatgtttttcttcttaaCCTTAAAAAAAGTTGTCTACGTTTTAAGTGATGAGATGCCTCTTGTTGTTTCTGCTGGTTCAAGTTCAGGAACAAATCAAACTCTCGCCATCAATGGTGAAAACGGTAAAAAATCTAATgctgaaaaacaaaaagaaaaggattCGATTGATCCTACAACACAAATTAAAGCCCAAGAGCTTCAACTGAAAAAGGAACAACAAATATGGTTGCATAATGATTATGTATGCAAAGGCTATATCATAAATGGTCTCTGTGATGATTTGTATGACTATTACAGTACATACAACCGTGCTAAAGATGTTTGGGAGGCGCTGAAAAAGAAGTATGATACTGAGGAGGCTGGTGTGAAGAAGTATGCTGTTAGTAGGTACCTGAAGTACCAGATGGTGGATGAAAGATCTGTGGAGGCGCAATCCCATGAGCTCCAGAAAATTGCACATGAAATTATAATTGAAGGTATGCCTCTTGATGAACAATTTCAAATTGCAGTGATGATTGACAAACTGCCCCCGAGTTGGAAAGAATTCAAAAACCAACTTCGGcataaaacaaaagaattttCTATTGAAAGTCTGATTACCCGCCTCCGAATTGAGGAGGAATCCAAGAGACAAGatcagaaagaagaagaaaaggccTATGTGGTCACCGGTAACAAAAAGAATTTCGGTGCGGTTCTGAAGCCTAAAGGCAAACAATTAAAGAATTAG